The sequence GGTGACGGCACGGCCAGGTCGCCCAGGCTGTCGATCAGGGGCATGGACAGCTTGAGATCGATGGAGCCCTGGGCCAGACGCCGCTGGTGCAGCTGCGCGGTGAGCCCCACCAGAGCCTCCAGCTGGCCCAGCTGCTCCTTGATCGGCTTGAGGGCCGCCGGGGTGGTGCGGGCTTTGGGCTTGCGCTCCGCCAGGGCTTCCAGGGCCTCGGCTCCCACTGTGGCGACGGGCTTCACCAGGCTTCGGCAGAAGCGGTAGTGCTCCAGCACGCCTTCCGGGCTGAGCTCCAGGGCGACCGAGAGCGCCGCCTGGCTCTCGCCCGGCTTCCAGGCCGTGGCCTTGATCAGGCCGGGGCTGAGCAGGGGGAGCCACTGGCGCCCGGTGCAGAGGGCGTCGGCCTGCTCGCGCAGCCAGAGGTCGAGGCTGCCGTTGGCGCTGAGCCGCTCAGCCACGGCGGGGCTGTGGACCCACAGGGTCCAGCCCCCCTCCCGCTCCTCCAGGGCCAGAGCCGCCAGCTCGGGGGCGTTGCGTCCCTGCCAGCCACTGATCAGCAGGCAGGGCTCGCTGGTGAGATCGGCACGCTCCTTGGCGGCAAGACTTTTCAGCGCCGTACGGGGCGCCGTGGAGCGGGTGTTGAGCCGGTGCTTGGTGAGCAGCAGGTCGAGGTCGGCGGCCTCGCCGCCCCGGATCGGCAGGCGGCGGGCCACGTGGCCCTGGGGAGCGAACTGCGCCACGGGGTAGCGATCAATCGCCACCTCCACCACGGAATTCTGCTCGGGATCGAGATAGCTCGAATCGCCAGCCGGAAGGGTGACGGCGGTGAGCAGGCGGTCGTCGAGGGGCAGGGCCACCAGGCGTTCGTTCTGCTCCTCCACCTGGGCCAGCATCGAAGTGGTCTGGCGGGCCAGGATGCAGCGCACCCCCCCCTCCGGGGAGCGGCGCCTGCCGCCCTCGCGGGTCACCTGCACCAGCACCCGGTCGCCGTTCCAGGCGTGGTTGAGCTCGTGGTCACGGATGTAGATGTCCTCGCCGCCGTCCTCCCGCAGAGCAAAACAGAAGCCCTTGCTGGAACAGCGCAGCCGGGCCTGAATCAGCTCGGGGGTGTCGCAGCGCTGCAGCCCCTGCTCGGCCTGCTCCAGCAGTCCCAGTTTCACCAGGGCGTCCACGCCGATCAGCAGCATGGCTTTGTCGCGGGAGTTGCTCAG is a genomic window of Cyanobium sp. NS01 containing:
- a CDS encoding RNB domain-containing ribonuclease, giving the protein MKFSVADLLDQLPAGEPLPITKLEKALGLSNSRDKAMLLIGVDALVKLGLLEQAEQGLQRCDTPELIQARLRCSSKGFCFALREDGGEDIYIRDHELNHAWNGDRVLVQVTREGGRRRSPEGGVRCILARQTTSMLAQVEEQNERLVALPLDDRLLTAVTLPAGDSSYLDPEQNSVVEVAIDRYPVAQFAPQGHVARRLPIRGGEAADLDLLLTKHRLNTRSTAPRTALKSLAAKERADLTSEPCLLISGWQGRNAPELAALALEEREGGWTLWVHSPAVAERLSANGSLDLWLREQADALCTGRQWLPLLSPGLIKATAWKPGESQAALSVALELSPEGVLEHYRFCRSLVKPVATVGAEALEALAERKPKARTTPAALKPIKEQLGQLEALVGLTAQLHQRRLAQGSIDLKLSMPLIDSLGDLAVPSPEGGGQGWFVELPAHHPTAILREAFLMAEMALGDHLSALNLPAIYALNPPPEAADLNDVARAALALDIPLELGEEGHASGAELAAAFAATDRCRPLQQQLRGVLKPVSLSEQPGRHAVAGLSEEERDGRPAALAPWCCPTLHYVDIWNQQLLTLLLSEGKDRPSVRHKIGVDLAADSCHGTIDWALLPNSALAPFQQTRDQGLLQRLNGRRRFLVEFEADLLAMAQARQAEPLVGQVLPGVISGVQSYGFFVEVPPSQVEGLVHVSSLKDDWYEYRSRQNRLVGRKNRRTYMLGDAVEVEIQKVDALRHQIDLAVPMAEGADSSEAAIPDTESGDPEIDPFTPVAVLSEA